The DNA segment ACCGCGCGCTCTACAAGGCGATCACGCAGGACCGAGTCAATCCGATCGGCGCGGCGATTCAGAAAGCCTATCTCGATGTGGCTTCGCAGGTCAGCGCAGGTCGATGGGAATACGTCCCCCAGATGTTCGTCCTCTTCGGCGACCCCGCGATGGACTTGGTGCTTCCGACCTCCGATGCCCCCGCGACTCACGACGCACAACGGACGACTGACGATTCCGGTTGCGGCTGCGCCCACATCGGCGCGCCGGCGGGATGGGCGGGAGGGCTGACGGGGTTCTTTGGACTTCTGGGCCTCTACGCGGTAACGCGGATTCTTCGTCGCCGGCGCCGAAGGTCTTGGCCTAAGTGCAAGTTCATGCGTATGTGCGGATTCGCAAACGGTGGCGCGGACCCTGAAGGGCCCGCTACAGAGCTCAAATCGTGTAGCCGAGCCTTCAGGCTCGGCAAGTCAACCCGCACAATGCGTTGTGCGGGTACGTAGAATCGGTTTTACAACCGTTCTCACGTGGTTCGACGGGTTCACCACGAACGATCCTCAGCTCACAAATCCTCCGTTCGCCCTGGACCTGCCGAAGCGCGGAGAAACGGGCTTGAGGCCGGTTCTGGGCGCGCCTCTCTGACCCTGTACTCCTGCGCACTGTTGTTGCTGGTTGCACTCCCCTATCTCAATACGTTTCGGGTCCCTTTCTACGAGGATGACAGACCACACATCACCAACAACCCTTCCGTGGTTGGAATGGGCGACCTTTCAGCGAAGCGCCTTTGGGATGCTGCTTTCACAAGCCCGCTGCCAAGTCGCCCGGTTCCGAACCTGACTCTCGGGCTCAACTACTATTTGCACGGCTTCAGCCTGCCTGGATACCATGCTTTCAATCAGCTTGTTCACTCGCTTTGCGTGGTCTTGCTCTTCCATGTCTTCTTTCTTCTCCTGACTTTCCACGAGAATCAGATCCTGATTCGGAACCGGCGAATGGTTGCGTTTCTCGCGGCCTTGTTGTGGGGGGTCCACCCTATTCACACGCAGGTGGTGACATACATCGTTCAGCGCATGACGTCCATGGCTGCGCTGTTCTATCTGTCATCTTTCAGGAGCTTCTTGATCTATCGAAATGAAGCTTCCAAGCATCCGAGTATTCATCGGATCCTATCCTGCCTATTCTATGTTCTCGCACTGGGGTCCAAGGAAACTTCGTTGACGCTTCCCCTATTGGTCCTGATCTACGAACTCTTGCTCGTCCCGGGCAAGCCCGGCCAGGCTCTCTGGAGGAGATTTTCCGGAACCTTCTTGTTCGGTGGATTGGCCGCAGGCGCATCCGTCTTCTACACCATCTTCTACGCAACCGGGTTCAACAAGTTCCAGGTTGCCCTTGGCGTTGAGTCTTTTCCGGGGATTCAAGCTTCACTGGGCATGCTGGTTTCGAGAGCATTGACGAACTGTCGCGCGTTGTTTTTCTACTTGGAGCTGTTGGGTACTCCCTCCCCAAAGAATCTGAGCCTCTTTCGGGAGTTCGAGGCTTCCCGCTCTCTCTTCGAACCTCCGACAACAACGCTCGCCTTGCTGGCCACGGCAGGTCTTGTCTGGGCTTGCGTCTCGCTTCGCAAGTCGAACCCGCTTGCCGTGTTTCTTGTACTCTGGTTTCCGGTGCACTTGAGCGTGGAAGGGGCCATGGCTGGACTCAGAGCCGTTTTCGATCATCGAATGTATCTCTCTTCGGCCGGCGTCGTCCTGTTATGTGTTGGCCTGCTCGCGCCCAGAATCCTTAGGAACAGAGCGGTCCTGCTCATGGGTCTGGCATCGGTCAGCCTTGCGTTGGGAACAATGACGTTACTCAGAAACAGGATTTGGGCAGATCCAGAAACCTTTTGGCAATTGGCGGTGAAAAATAGCCCCTCGCAGCCCGGCGCTTGGAACAATCTTGGCATCGTCTACGCGGAGAAAGGCCGCTACGAAGAAGCCTTGGGCTACTACGAAGAGAGCTTGCACAGGAACCCCAACTACCTGTTTGCTCACCAGAACCGGGCGCATGCCTTTATCCAATTGGGAGAATACGAGAAAGCACTGACAGCCGCTGAATTTGTGCTGTCGATCGATTCCGGTTGGGCAAAAAGCCACGAAATCGCCGCGATGGCCTGCGAAAAGCTGGGAGATAGCGCCCAAGCACTCTCCCACTACGAGAAGGCCGCCGCCCTCTCCAAGACTGCGCATAGCTATGCCCTGTTGGGCAGTTACCTGAGCAGGTTGGCTGAGTGGCAGGAAGCTGCCCACGCCTACCAAAAGGCCCTCGACCGAGACCCGAGGTACGAAGACGTTTACGTCAACCTAGGTGCGCTTTACCTGCTTAATCTGAACAAGCCCACGGAGGCTCGCAAGATCGCGGAAAAAGGTCTCGATCACTCCCCAGAAGACCCCGATCTTCTGGTTATTGCGGGCCTCTCGCACTGTCAACTCCTGGACTTTCCTGTCGCGCTAACCCTCCTGTGGAGAGCCAAGGGGCTTACCTCCCCCGGGTATCCGAGATTAGGACTCCTTGAGGATGGACTGGCCAAGGCTTCGAATGGAATCCGATGTTTCAGATAGACTTATCGCCGCCATGCTTTCATGGCGCCGCGGCACGTGCAAGGTATATATCTCCATCCTGTTCCCATGCGACAGTGACATTTCGGTCAGAATCCACGTGGATGGCAGGTCTAGTGTGGAATCGGCCACTGGAGAGTGAAACAGTGGGACCAAAAGTAGCGCCACCGTTCGAAGAGCGTCGTAGCCCGATGGAAGATGAGAGCAAGGATCCCACAGGGGGAAAAACTTCGGCCACAACGTAAACATTCCCCGCATTGTCGGCATCGACATCGGGTTCACCTCCGGACACTCCCGTCCCAAATATGTCCACCGGGATTGAGAATGTCGCGCCGCTGTCTAGGGAACGGCTAAACAAGAGTCTATAGGGGCAGGTGCTATTGGTACGGTCGCAGTCGCGCCAAATCGCATAGGTGCCTGTGCTGGCAGATGAAGTTGCTGGTATCTCGGACCACCCTGGATTATTGGATACATTTACGGGCGGGGAAAAGCTGACACCACTGTCAGCCGAGCGAATGAAGAAAATGTCGCGTTGCGTTTCCCAAGATCCTATGGGATAGCTCGCGACTACAGAGACAGCGCCTGGACCCGGGCCTGTCGCGACATCGGTGAAGGCTGGACCTCCCAGCGGCAGTTGCACGGCCGGCAGGAAGCTGGATTCAGCATCAGTTGAGCGTCTCAGCTTGATGGCCCCCGTAGCCAGTTCATTGTAAGTCACGTACACGGTTCCAATCACCTGCGTATCGGCTGCCACGATTATGTGGACCGGTCGCACGCCAGGAGTGGAGATGGAGATGGGTAAGGAAAAGGTACTCCCTCCGTCCAGCGAGCGGCGGAAGAGCACCTCTCCGGTGACTTGGTTGCGCGTCGCAACAAAGACCTGGCCTGCTGCATTCGCCGCTACGGATGGGGTGGACTCTAGATACTCCACCGTGAGGCCGGCGAGCGCCGTAAGGTCCATAGCAGGCGAGAAACCTACGCCTCCATCGGTTGACTTGGTGAACATGATGTGGACCTCGCCCCCCCCCAAATGTTGCTGCCATATTACGTAAATTGTACTCGGGGCAACACTTGCTACGGCTGCGAAACCTTTGCCTATGAGAGGCGTACCTGAAACGTTAATAGGGGTGGAAAACACCAGAGGGCATGTCCCGCAATCACTTGAACAAGATGAGCAGGTTTCCGCTGGCGCATCACAAACGCTCTGAGAGGTCGCGTTGGGCGAAAAGAGCACGCTTGGGGCAACACCCGAAACGTAGGTCCAGAGATACCCGAGCGAGGCCGAGGTTTGCTCCAGATCGCTGGAATGCACCCCGATGAGTTGAGTCGCTGGAAACCGGCTGGAATCTGCATCCGCGACAGCCGTTGGTGCCGTGTTCGTGGCACAAGCAGAGGTCCCCACACTTGGGGTAACGGGAGATGTCCCGTTGTTGTTTCCGACAACTTGGAAGTTCCGTAACTTCCCACCGGAGCCTATTGTAATACTCCCTGTGAAGTTTCCACCAACAAAGATATTCTCCACTGTCGAACCACCTTGGATGAAAATATCGCCGCTGAGGTTACCGTCGATCACGATGCTTTTCACCTCCGCGGGCCAAGATACCGTAATTCCGCTTCCAGGGTTCAGATTTCCGGTGATGTGAAGTGTACTTACGTCGGCGGAAATGTTTATGGGCTGATTTACATTTCCCGTGATATCAACGGTGCCTGTTGGGGCATCAATGTTCCAAGTGTTGGTGACAGCAGTCAATCCCCCCAACACGGCCAGCGAGCCAAGAGGGCCATCGATCGTCCCGACACCGAGAAAAGGACCACCCAGAACAATTTCGTGTAGAGTTCCCCCCATGAGTACTTCACGCGCGTGTCCTTTGACGCTGATCGAGGTGTGCGGGCCGACTGCGGAGGAGAGAATCTCGTCGACGTTACCTCTTGCGATAATCTGGATCGAGCGGTCGTTGGAACCCAATACCACCAGTCTTGCGACATGGTGCGGGATCGAAACGACTTGAGAAGAGATCAGGGAGATATCAATTGTAACGTCCTTCGGAGGGCCAATTGGAATACCCCCCCCCCCCCGCTGACACAATTCCGCCCACGTCGACCAGTCCAACAAAACCAATAACGGCTGCAAGAATCCAAGGCTTGATTCCAGACGCTCCTGAATGTTTCACTGTTTCACCTCCTTCATTTCGCTTGGCTAGCGGCCCGCCATGTCGAGAGCTCCCCTCCCCCCGATGATACGCAAACCCCCCCCCCTTTTGCACTAATCCAACCTCCTACGGCTTTCCTATGAGGTTCCCTTCTGTTTGTCAAGCTTGAAGTGTTTTCATGCGCTGAGGCTAATGCCGCTCGACCACCCAGGGGAATCCTACAGTCTTACCTACTACACCGCGGAACCGTTCGCGCGACTGACCGTGGGACGCTCCGTCTTTCGACGCCGCAGCCCCCACGCTCCCCCACGCCGTTTCCGAAGGGGAGCCGGCGCGCCGTAGGTGTATCGCTGGTAGTAGTAGTATTGCGAGGACATTCCCTTCAGATCGATGGCGTTCACCAGCACCCCGGCCAGATTGATGCGGTGGTCGCGCAGCACCTGCACACACCGCTGAAGCGTCTCGCGCGGCGCGCGGCCGGCCCGGTAGACGAGAATCGCCACGTCCGCTTTCTGTCCCACGATCGTCGCATCGGCGACGGCCATGACCGGCGGAGTATCCACAATCACAACATCGAACTGTGCTCGGAGATCGTCGAAGAAAGACGTGGCGATCAGTTGTTCCAGGCTTTCGGCGGGATGAGCATCGATCCCTCCCGAGGGAATGATCCGGAAATAGTCCAACCCCGGCCCGCTCGTCAGCATCTTTGAACTGATTCCCTGGGCGAAAAGATCGGAAACGCCCAGCGCGGCCTCGGACCACAGCCGCCCCTCATGGATGACGCTTCTCAAGCCATCCACCTCTTTCAACCCGAGGGTTTTCGCCAGAACGGGTCGGCGCATGTTGCATTCGACATAAATGGCCCGAAGCCCCGTCTGCGCAAAAGCCAGCGTCAGGCCCATCGAAATCATGCTCTTGCCCTCCTGCGGAGTGGCCGAACACACCATGATCATCCTGTTGCGCCCGAATTCGCGAAGGAGACGGGTCCGCAGGGAGCGGAACGACTCCGAGATCGTCGCCTTCGGCTCGGTGTGGACGACCCAGTAAGCCCGGCGATTTCGCGATTCTGCGTCCTCACCTTCCCCGGAACCCGGCTCAGGTTGGTAGTAGGGGACGACCCCCAAGACGATCGAGCCCAGGAGGGCCTCGATATCCAGGATGTTCGTGAGCGAGAAATCAAAACTTTCCCGCACGAGGGCAAGCCCAATGCCCACGATCAATCCCAGGATGACCGCGACGAGTTGAGGCCGCACCTGCTGCTTCCCGAACCGGGGGGTTCTGGGAAGGATGGCCGGTTGAATGATTTCGGCTCTCGAAACCGTGTAGGCGCTCTTGATCCGGTTTTCCTGGTACTCCTTCTCCAGAAAGATGGACATTTCTTCGATGACGGTCACCTCTTTCTCGAGTTTGTAGAGCTGGGATTCGAGGTCAAGGAGCGCGCGGTTCTGCTCCCGATACCTCTGGATCTGTTCCTCGAGTCGGGCGTCGTCCTCCAAGAGCGAGCGAAGAAGTCCCTCAAGACTTTGCACCAGGCTCCGGCGGGAGTTCTCGAGCCGG comes from the Nitrospirota bacterium genome and includes:
- a CDS encoding tetratricopeptide repeat protein, which translates into the protein MLVALPYLNTFRVPFYEDDRPHITNNPSVVGMGDLSAKRLWDAAFTSPLPSRPVPNLTLGLNYYLHGFSLPGYHAFNQLVHSLCVVLLFHVFFLLLTFHENQILIRNRRMVAFLAALLWGVHPIHTQVVTYIVQRMTSMAALFYLSSFRSFLIYRNEASKHPSIHRILSCLFYVLALGSKETSLTLPLLVLIYELLLVPGKPGQALWRRFSGTFLFGGLAAGASVFYTIFYATGFNKFQVALGVESFPGIQASLGMLVSRALTNCRALFFYLELLGTPSPKNLSLFREFEASRSLFEPPTTTLALLATAGLVWACVSLRKSNPLAVFLVLWFPVHLSVEGAMAGLRAVFDHRMYLSSAGVVLLCVGLLAPRILRNRAVLLMGLASVSLALGTMTLLRNRIWADPETFWQLAVKNSPSQPGAWNNLGIVYAEKGRYEEALGYYEESLHRNPNYLFAHQNRAHAFIQLGEYEKALTAAEFVLSIDSGWAKSHEIAAMACEKLGDSAQALSHYEKAAALSKTAHSYALLGSYLSRLAEWQEAAHAYQKALDRDPRYEDVYVNLGALYLLNLNKPTEARKIAEKGLDHSPEDPDLLVIAGLSHCQLLDFPVALTLLWRAKGLTSPGYPRLGLLEDGLAKASNGIRCFR
- a CDS encoding exo-alpha-sialidase, with product MGSNDRSIQIIARGNVDEILSSAVGPHTSISVKGHAREVLMGGTLHEIVLGGPFLGVGTIDGPLGSLAVLGGLTAVTNTWNIDAPTGTVDITGNVNQPINISADVSTLHITGNLNPGSGITVSWPAEVKSIVIDGNLSGDIFIQGGSTVENIFVGGNFTGSITIGSGGKLRNFQVVGNNNGTSPVTPSVGTSACATNTAPTAVADADSSRFPATQLIGVHSSDLEQTSASLGYLWTYVSGVAPSVLFSPNATSQSVCDAPAETCSSCSSDCGTCPLVFSTPINVSGTPLIGKGFAAVASVAPSTIYVIWQQHLGGGEVHIMFTKSTDGGVGFSPAMDLTALAGLTVEYLESTPSVAANAAGQVFVATRNQVTGEVLFRRSLDGGSTFSLPISISTPGVRPVHIIVAADTQVIGTVYVTYNELATGAIKLRRSTDAESSFLPAVQLPLGGPAFTDVATGPGPGAVSVVASYPIGSWETQRDIFFIRSADSGVSFSPPVNVSNNPGWSEIPATSSASTGTYAIWRDCDRTNSTCPYRLLFSRSLDSGATFSIPVDIFGTGVSGGEPDVDADNAGNVYVVAEVFPPVGSLLSSSIGLRRSSNGGATFGPTVSLSSGRFHTRPAIHVDSDRNVTVAWEQDGDIYLARAAAP